The DNA window GCGGGACAGTTGCGCCAGCGCGATAACGGGAACATCCAGCTCTTTCGCGAGCCCCTTCAATGCGGCGGAAATTTCGCCAACCTCATTGACGCGGGCGCCGGAATAGCGATTGGACGGCCTGACAATGTGCATGTGATCGACAATAACCGGCCCGAGCCGCAGCCCTTGACGTTCCAGGGTTTGCTTATGCCTGCGAGCCCGAGCCGCGATCTGCGAAACGGTCAGTCCCGGCGCCGGGTCGATCTTTAGCGGCCAATCGCGTTGCTGCCGTGCGGCTTCAATGACGCGCTGCGCTTGCGCGTCGTTTAGAGTGCCGTTCGCAATGTCATAGTACGGGATCGGCCTGTTACGCTCAAAAGCGCAATCGGCTAAACTTCGATCCGAAAGGCTCACGTCCCCCATTTCCAGCGACGAAAAAAAGGTAGGTTCGCCGGCCTCTGCCGTCGCTCGGGCGATGCAAAGCCCCAGCGCTGTTTTGCCCATGCCCGGACGGCCGGCAAGGATGAATAGTTCCCCGCGCTTGAGGCCGCCGGTTTTGCTATCGAGCCCTCTAAGCCCGCAGCTCATGCCCGCCAGCTTGCCGGGGTTCTGCATCCCGTGCTGCATTCGCGCCAGCGATTTATCGTTAGCCTCTCGCAAGCTTACTTGCGGCGTCGATCCCGCGGAGGCTTGCATGGCGATTTCGTCTAACAGTTCAATCCCGGCGCCTGCGATATCGGCCGCAGGCTGGTTGCCCTGAATGCCGAACGACATAGTTTCAACCGTTGCGAGGATCTTCCGCCGATCGGCAAATTCTCGGATTTGCTTCGCATACGCGAGAGCGTTGCGGGGAACCGAGGCTTCAGCCGCGAGGCGCGCAATATACCGGCGCCGCGTCATCCCCTCAACAATGACTTGATTGGCGTCACCGCCGATCGAAGCAATGATAAGAGCCGGCGTCACAACGCCATGCGAGGCGCGGACCTTGGCGATTGCGTCAAAGATTTCGCAATGAAGGGGCTCG is part of the Bradyrhizobium erythrophlei genome and encodes:
- a CDS encoding replicative DNA helicase; this encodes MTAPANIDGATLHSIELEQAILGAVLVNNSVFDIIESKLTASDFFEPLHCEIFDAIAKVRASHGVVTPALIIASIGGDANQVIVEGMTRRRYIARLAAEASVPRNALAYAKQIREFADRRKILATVETMSFGIQGNQPAADIAGAGIELLDEIAMQASAGSTPQVSLREANDKSLARMQHGMQNPGKLAGMSCGLRGLDSKTGGLKRGELFILAGRPGMGKTALGLCIARATAEAGEPTFFSSLEMGDVSLSDRSLADCAFERNRPIPYYDIANGTLNDAQAQRVIEAARQQRDWPLKIDPAPGLTVSQIAARARRHKQTLERQGLRLGPVIVDHMHIVRPSNRYSGARVNEVGEISAALKGLAKELDVPVIALAQLSRALESRDDKRPTMADLRDSGTIEQDADAIIFVYREAYYLERSTGANAEQEAARVDRLIDAKDQLEAIVAKQRNGPTGTVHLFCNIACNAVRDQEGI